In 'Nostoc azollae' 0708, the following are encoded in one genomic region:
- a CDS encoding glycosyltransferase yields MIKSKQHICHIVLSNIGGAPRTADSLISSQSKAGYKVSSVVLTNLDPQWIVAFQAAEKLIIMKVAGSLFYIGGPIHQLWIAIQLRKVISDLKPDIVVCHTAFITKLFYISQLIPGSFSVPSISYIHTDVISELPAESKSRLYSVIKLLQNLFILIDNWISVRSLQQASGLVFVCKSLYERFLDLGLSPRRIAICYNPAIPDPSHKPLNATAESWFKSPDLITFVSASRFHHQKDHQTLLKAFAQASQYHSNIRLILLGDGGLETQIQKLATSLGISNLVLFAGTVTNPRAYFSLSRAVILGSHYEGFGMVLVEAVASGVTFISSDCPVGPREISEVLQCGTLVPTNDVDALAQAIITHVETPKEIIDRSEQIERLFSESTCANSLEILLQEVFGEKLYK; encoded by the coding sequence ATGATAAAATCAAAACAGCATATTTGTCATATAGTTTTGAGTAATATTGGTGGAGCGCCACGGACTGCGGATTCCCTAATTTCTTCCCAATCTAAAGCTGGGTACAAAGTCTCTAGCGTAGTATTGACTAATTTAGATCCTCAATGGATAGTAGCCTTTCAAGCTGCTGAAAAACTAATAATCATGAAAGTTGCAGGTAGTTTATTTTATATCGGTGGACCGATACACCAACTATGGATAGCTATCCAATTAAGGAAAGTAATTTCTGACCTAAAACCAGATATTGTTGTTTGCCATACGGCATTTATCACTAAACTTTTTTATATCTCTCAACTTATTCCTGGCAGTTTTTCAGTTCCCTCTATCAGTTATATTCATACTGATGTTATTTCTGAACTACCTGCTGAAAGCAAAAGCAGGTTATACTCAGTGATAAAACTATTACAGAATTTATTTATACTTATTGATAATTGGATTAGTGTACGTAGTCTTCAGCAAGCTAGTGGATTAGTATTTGTTTGTAAAAGTCTATATGAAAGATTCTTAGATCTGGGCTTAAGTCCTCGTCGCATAGCAATATGTTATAATCCAGCAATACCTGATCCAAGTCATAAGCCGTTAAATGCTACAGCGGAATCGTGGTTCAAAAGCCCTGATTTAATTACCTTTGTATCTGCTTCCAGATTTCATCATCAAAAAGATCATCAAACATTACTCAAAGCATTTGCTCAAGCTAGTCAATATCACTCCAACATCCGGTTAATTTTACTAGGAGATGGTGGTTTAGAAACACAAATCCAAAAATTAGCGACTTCTTTAGGAATTAGTAATCTTGTTTTATTTGCAGGTACTGTTACTAATCCTAGAGCTTACTTCTCATTATCTAGAGCAGTTATACTTGGTTCTCATTATGAAGGATTTGGTATGGTGCTTGTAGAAGCTGTAGCTAGTGGGGTAACGTTTATTTCCTCTGATTGTCCTGTTGGTCCCCGTGAGATTTCTGAAGTGCTGCAATGTGGAACTTTAGTACCAACAAATGATGTTGATGCTTTAGCACAAGCAATTATTACTCATGTAGAAACACCTAAAGAAATAATAGACCGTTCTGAGCAAATAGAAAGACTTTTTAGTGAGTCTACCTGTGCCAATAGCTTAGAAATTTTGCTCCAGGAGGTGTTTGGTGAAAAACTGTATAAATGA
- a CDS encoding glycosyltransferase family 2 protein, whose product MTPIQFDPVPEISVVVCTYNRATYLDKTINSVLNQTFPNWELIIADDGSQDHTFEIVNPYLQKFNNIRYLKHQNKKQCYAKNAGIQASFGKYITLLDSDDSYKPNHLESRIEYMRANPEVDLIEGGFYCEEEIFIADCYQPGKLINLRDCVLGPTFFGKRKVFFELGGFKHISYAEDAEFWARAEKILTTAKITKPETYNYTRGENSITKTFSEIS is encoded by the coding sequence ATGACTCCTATCCAATTTGACCCAGTTCCTGAAATATCAGTAGTTGTCTGTACCTACAATAGAGCAACATATTTAGATAAAACTATTAACAGTGTTCTCAATCAAACCTTCCCAAATTGGGAATTAATTATAGCTGATGATGGTAGCCAAGACCATACCTTTGAAATTGTCAATCCTTATCTACAAAAATTCAACAATATTCGTTATTTAAAACATCAGAATAAAAAACAATGTTATGCCAAAAATGCTGGAATTCAAGCATCATTTGGTAAATATATTACCTTACTCGACAGCGACGATTCATATAAACCCAACCATTTAGAATCGCGCATTGAATACATGAGAGCCAATCCAGAAGTTGATTTGATAGAAGGCGGTTTTTATTGTGAAGAAGAAATTTTTATTGCTGATTGTTATCAGCCAGGTAAATTAATTAATCTGCGAGATTGTGTTTTAGGTCCGACATTTTTTGGCAAAAGAAAAGTATTTTTTGAATTAGGGGGATTTAAACATATTTCCTACGCTGAAGATGCAGAATTTTGGGCAAGAGCCGAAAAAATACTTACCACTGCCAAAATAACTAAACCAGAAACGTATAATTATACGAGAGGAGAAAATAGTATTACTAAAACTTTTTCAGAGATCTCCTAA
- a CDS encoding FkbM family methyltransferase has product MDRNLIIHVGVHTGQDTEFYLKKGFRVVRIEAHPDICESTKRRLNSYIESGQLTFLNVAVSSKEDPITFYANLDRSFWGTISPDRVISSDRSFSTRSVEMTLTGRRFKSILEEFGIPYYLKVDIEGSDLCPISELQQLDTKPQFISIESKESNKAFWNALLEELEFLKKLGYQKFKALNQAKVTQEVCPSPTREGKYIPYQFEYGASGLSGEETPGDWLSESEASTVYKGTYTD; this is encoded by the coding sequence ATGGATAGAAACTTAATCATTCATGTTGGTGTTCACACCGGACAGGATACAGAATTTTATTTAAAAAAAGGCTTTAGAGTTGTTCGCATTGAAGCTCATCCTGATATTTGTGAATCCACAAAGAGACGACTAAATTCATATATAGAAAGCGGACAACTTACTTTTTTAAATGTTGCTGTATCCTCGAAAGAGGACCCTATCACCTTTTACGCTAACTTAGATAGAAGTTTTTGGGGTACAATTTCACCAGATAGAGTCATCTCCAGCGATCGCTCTTTTAGTACTCGTTCGGTGGAGATGACTCTCACAGGACGCAGATTTAAAAGCATCTTGGAGGAATTTGGCATTCCTTATTATCTTAAAGTAGATATTGAAGGATCAGATTTATGTCCTATAAGCGAATTACAGCAGCTTGATACTAAACCACAGTTTATATCCATAGAATCCAAAGAATCCAACAAAGCCTTTTGGAATGCTTTACTTGAGGAACTGGAGTTTTTAAAAAAACTTGGTTATCAAAAATTTAAAGCCCTTAATCAAGCAAAAGTAACTCAAGAAGTTTGTCCCTCACCAACAAGAGAAGGCAAATATATTCCATATCAATTTGAATATGGTGCTAGTGGACTTTCTGGAGAAGAAACACCAGGTGATTGGCTATCAGAAAGTGAGGCTAGTACGGTATATAAAGGCACTTATACGGACTAA
- the hemE gene encoding uroporphyrinogen decarboxylase, with the protein MGVSSTAPLLLRAARGEVVDRPPVWMMRQAGRYMKVYRDLREKYPSFRDRSEIPEVAIEVSLQPWRAFQPDGVILFSDIVTPLPGIGIDMDIAEGKGPIIYSPIRTQAQIEKLHPLDPEKALPFIKMILESLRKEVGNQSTVLGFVGAPWTLAAYAVEGKGSKTYSIIKNMAFSDPTILHQLLTKLANSIADYVRYQIDCGAQVVQMFDSWAGQLSPQDYDTFALPYQKMVFEKVKETHPDTPLILLVTGSAGLLERMPASGADIITVDWAVDMADARARLGKYVKVQGNLDPGVLFGSKEFIRDRVLDTVRKAGNWGHILNLGHGVLPETPEENVAFFFETAKNLNALV; encoded by the coding sequence ATGGGTGTTTCCTCAACGGCTCCTCTCCTTCTTCGGGCTGCACGTGGTGAAGTAGTAGATCGTCCCCCTGTCTGGATGATGCGACAAGCGGGACGATATATGAAAGTATATCGGGATTTGCGAGAAAAATATCCTTCATTTCGCGATCGCTCAGAAATTCCAGAAGTAGCGATTGAAGTTTCCCTCCAACCCTGGAGAGCTTTCCAACCCGACGGAGTGATTTTGTTTTCCGATATTGTCACCCCCTTACCAGGAATAGGGATTGACATGGATATTGCGGAAGGGAAGGGACCGATTATTTATTCGCCCATACGCACTCAAGCACAAATTGAAAAACTGCATCCCCTAGATCCAGAAAAAGCCCTACCGTTTATTAAAATGATTTTGGAATCCTTGCGTAAGGAAGTGGGCAATCAATCAACGGTGTTAGGCTTTGTGGGCGCACCTTGGACATTAGCAGCTTATGCGGTGGAAGGTAAAGGTTCTAAAACCTATTCCATCATCAAAAACATGGCCTTCTCAGACCCGACTATTCTGCATCAGCTATTAACAAAATTAGCTAACTCCATTGCTGATTATGTGCGCTATCAAATTGACTGCGGCGCTCAAGTAGTGCAAATGTTCGATTCATGGGCAGGACAATTAAGTCCCCAAGATTATGACACCTTTGCTTTACCTTATCAAAAAATGGTGTTCGAGAAAGTCAAAGAAACTCATCCTGATACACCATTAATTTTGTTGGTGACAGGTAGTGCAGGGCTTTTGGAAAGAATGCCCGCTTCTGGTGCAGATATAATTACTGTAGACTGGGCAGTAGATATGGCAGATGCCAGAGCTAGATTAGGTAAGTACGTGAAAGTACAGGGCAATCTTGATCCCGGTGTTTTATTTGGTTCTAAGGAATTTATCCGTGATCGCGTTTTGGATACCGTTCGCAAAGCAGGCAATTGGGGACACATCCTCAATCTCGGACATGGTGTACTTCCAGAAACACCAGAAGAAAACGTCGCGTTCTTCTTTGAAACCGCAAAAAACCTGAATGCGTTGGTTTAG